Proteins encoded by one window of Aspergillus chevalieri M1 DNA, chromosome 6, nearly complete sequence:
- the SLY41 gene encoding putative ER to Golgi transport protein (Sly41) (COG:G;~EggNog:ENOG410PGBX;~InterPro:IPR004853;~PFAM:PF03151,PF00892;~TransMembrane:9 (i125-142o162-182i203-221o227-247i259-277o283-302i327-346o389-409i416-448o)), which produces MTTTVITGTGRRSSTRPSELQIPAKTSISHMTSPIDKFPPFSDEPFDTPAGQGEPHSSTSRYAPRDLWESRKGGAFTREHGNGSTRVSKHRPRKSISEAISTIRTRNASVSANAQELAQALRAPVSYQLIFLCLIWYMTSAVTNTSSKSILTALPKPITLTAVQFAFVSIWCLVLAYLSTVVPSLRRSIPALKNGILYPSRDVIMTALPLAIFQLAGHILSSMATSLIPVSLVHTIKGLSPLFTVLAYRVLFRIRYAKATYLSLVPLTSGVMLACSTGFSTNFFGILCALVAALVFVSQNIFSKKLFNEASRAESEQLSGRRKLDKLNLLCYCSGIAFILTLPIWICSEGYSLIKDFMQDGVISLSGKKNSLDHGELFLEFVFNGVSHFAQNILAFVLLSMISPVSYSVASLVKRVFVIVVAIVWFGSPTTSVQALGIALTFLGLYLYDRNSHDDLADRRANADYFRAKESVLPLNARTPTSTPWDSNGYAFPSGKDSQGPFSENPHYLAHHLKKEDDTPGHVRSRGGSTSRAWLPPGTKQESTWQPSDS; this is translated from the exons ATGACGACGACCGTTATAACTGGAACTGGGCGACGCTCCTCAACACGACCATCAGAATTACAGATACCAGCGAAAACATCTATTTCGCACATGACAAGCCCAATAGACAAATTCCCGCCTTTTAGCGACGAGCCATTTGATACACCAGCAGGACAAGGGGAACCGCACAGCTCTACTAGCAGGTACGCACCGCGCGATCTTTGGGAGTCTCGAAAGGGGGGCGCATTCACGCGGGAGCATGGGAACGGATCAACCAGAGTCTCGAAACACAGGCCCAGGAAAAGCATCAGCGAGGCGATTAGCACAATTAGAACCCGGAATGCCAGCGTGAGTGCAAATGCGCAGGAACTAGCACAGGCCCTGAGGGCACCAGTCTCTTATCAATTGATA TTCCTTTGTCTTATTTGGTACATGACTTCCGCCGTCACAAACACATCATCAAAATCCATACTCACTGCCCTACCGAAACCTATCACTCTCACCGCTGTACAATTCGCTTTTGTGTCAATATGGTGCTTGGTGTTGGCGTATCTTTCTACTGTGGTGCCATCGCTCAGAAGGAGTATACCAGCACTGAAAAATGGCATTCTCTATCCGTCGCGCGATGTTATCATGACAGCATTGCCCTTGGCAATATTTCAACTGGCTGGTCATATACTCAGTTCCATGGCTACCTCTCTGATACCGGTATCGTTAGTCCACACGATCAAGGGCCTTTCGCCTCTTTTCACCGTTCTCGCATACCGTGTGCTTTTCCGCATTCGATATGCTAAAGCAACGTATCTGTCGCTAGTCCCGTTGACCTCGGGCGTCATGCTTGCCTGTTCTACAGGATTCTCTACGAATTTCTTTGGCATACTGTGCGCACTCGTTGCCGCGCTGGTCTTCGTCTCGCAAAACATTTTCTCTAAAAAACTTTTCAATGAAGCCTCACGCGCTGAATCGGAACAGTTATCAGGGAGACGAAAACTAGACAAACTCAATTTACTATGCTATTGCTCCGGGATAGCATTCATCCTCACATTACCAATATGGATCTGCAGTGAGGGCTATTCACTAATAAAAGACTTCATGCAAGACGGGGTCATTTCTCTTTCAGGCAAGAAAAACTCATTGGACCATGGAGAACTCTTCCTGGAGTTCGTATTCAACGGAGTTTCGCACTTTGCGCAAAATATCCTGGCATTCGTCCTACTCTCTATGATTTCACCCGTGTCATACTCCGTGGCTTCTTTAGTGAAGCGAGTATTTGTCATCGTTGTCGCGATCGTGTGGTTTGGCAGTCCGACCACTTCGGTGCAGGCTTTGGGTATTGCTCTTACTTTCCTGGGGCTTTACCTATACGATCGAAATAGCCATGATGATCTTGCAGATCGACGGGCGAATGCAGATTATTTTCGCGCCAAGGAGTCTGTCCTTCCCTTGAATGCGCGAACGCCAACGAGTACCCCATGGGATTCCAACGGTTATGCCTTCCCATCTGGCAAGGATTCTCAAGGTCCGTTTTCTGAGAACCCGCATTATTTAGCTCATCAtttgaagaaggaagatgaTACTCCTGGTCATGTTCGATCAAGGGGAGGTAGTACTTCTCGAGCATGGTTACCGCCTGGCACAAAACAAGAGTCGACATGGCAGCCAAGTGACTCTTGA
- a CDS encoding uncharacterized protein (COG:S;~EggNog:ENOG410PMMS;~InterPro:IPR001375,IPR029058;~PFAM:PF00326;~SECRETED:SignalP(1-22);~go_function: GO:0008236 - serine-type peptidase activity [Evidence IEA];~go_process: GO:0006508 - proteolysis [Evidence IEA]) yields MIYKSQNLLLSVLLLAIYSLQSVVCGHDRMGPHLDNPHQIPFLGTNGNVSLSRTWQILGPFRSGTREAIWGADPLEYYGGFSNLSYNTDTIFSSALAVNGTARWSLVRADISSISPGTTKASLNVRFPEVDWTLLQSVYGWAALQYQAWARGSLDVNRPNGQTIALYMSGLLEFLVDGKRHFGGDFYSYRRAPVILHLPQGQHTLDLRLTRDVRALGATGEPTIGVNVEAEERQMSLSIDSGTLLVSDITQGKLGSSWASINVQNNLAEWVEIVSLSSPDATQYVLDMESLHLSPYQIRPLIFNISIESPLKLDFSIDIIYKTNTEKGEVLGSLPFQMKLVEKSLSEAQKITFLHPAKIVSYAILRPPPLTSICGVREGRNTMPVMIALHGAGLQADTPLVRGMLDAADYVCSWKLLPTGVTPWSGDDWHIWGTSDVQAAIATIPQWIRNVNWQGPHAAVDDWIITGHSNGGQGVWYLSTHYPDKIIAAAPVSGYSSIENYVPYSMWHDSDPLVSSVLQRSRSSYKHELLLENAAGIPILQQHGSNDDNVPVYHSRLMHELLERLQLPSQYNELPGKGHWFEGIMTTSSLLGFYEEKAISQYRPKIPLSFTINIPSSGAMGSMYGIYVDQLQSPDMNGKIEVTRDLKNEVWYLQTQNIHRFHLSVSTRVEVPVALVLDRMERPFIVDPGLCEKTWYLRGPLDQWVASNGTEWKNIYQRHGRQMGAMDAILRSNGTFTISTCSAGAEHIALQISRNLLQYFAADSLIVEKRSSIAPSLDQTSKNGPGNVIVLAVGDDLPPSKNPAFPIRVCRGNLVLSDAYSSHYANETGLGSEKAQKYVSEYTYQKGLGALFLRPLENERLELMIWGADLHGLEQAARLVPILTGVGQPDFIVLSDSCRWKGHGGLFAAGHFNTFWQISPGSFLSRGPGTYGSCLL; encoded by the exons ATGATTTATAAGTCCCAGAACCTCTTGCTAAGTGTGCTTTTGCTAGCAATTTATTCCCTCCAGTCTGTGGTATGCGGTCATGATAGGATGGGGCCGCACCTTGATAATCCCCATCAAATCCCTTTTCTTGGAACAAACGGAAACGTCTCACTTTCAAGAACATGGCAGATTCTTGGCCCTTTTCGATCTGGAACACGAG AGGCTATCTGGGGCGCAGATCCATTGGAATACTATGGCGGCTTCTCCAATCTCTCTTATAATACCGATACCATTTTCAGCAGTGCCCTTGCTGTTAATGGAACTGCCAGATGGAGTCTCGTTCGCGCTGATATCTCGAGCATTTCGCCGGGAACGACAAAAGCCTCACTGAATGTGAGATTCCCGGAAGTCGACTGGACTCTTCTACAATCTGTTTATGGGTGGGCTGCATTGCAATACCAGGCCTGGGCCCGTGGCTCCTTGGATGTGAACCGGCCGAATGGTCAGACTATTGCTCTATATATGAGTGGTTTGCTCGAGTTCTTAGTGGATGGTAAACGGCATTTTGGCGGCGATTTCTACAGCTATCGCAGAGCCCCCGTTATCTTACATCTACCTCAAGGCCAACATACATTGGATTTGAGGCTGACGCGCGATGTTAGGGCTCTGGGCGCAACTGGTGAACCTACAATTGGGGTCAATGTTGAAGCTGAAGAGCGCCAAATGTCTTTGAGCATCGACTCAGGGACCCTCTTGGTATCTGACATTACTCAGGGAAAGCTTGGAAGTAGCTGGGCGTCGATTAATGTGCAGAACAATCTAGCTGAGTGGGTTGAAATTGTCTCTCTTAGTTCGCCAGAT GCCACTCAATATGTGCTAGACATGGAAAGTCTACATCTTTCCCCGTACCAAATCCGACCACTAATCTTTAACATTTCCATTGAGTCTCCATTGAAGTTAGATTTCTCCATCGACATTATCTACAAGACGAATACAGAAAAAGGTGAGGTTCTCGGGTCGCTGCCCTTTCAGATGAAACTCGTCGAGAAGTCCCTTTCAGAAGCACAAAAAATCACATTCCTTCATCCTGCAAAAATAGTTTCTTATGCTATTCTGAGACCACCGCCGCTTACTTCCATTTGTGGGGTTCGTGAGGGACGAAACACCATGCCTGTGATGATTGCTCTCCACGGGGCAGGGCTTCAGGCAGATACACCCCTGGTGCGTGGAATGTTGGATGCTGCCGATTATGTTTGTTCGTGGAAGTTGCTTCCGACTGGTGTTACCCCATGGAGCGGCGATGACTGGC ACATTTGGGGTACCTCTGATGTTCAGGCTGCTATAGCGACAATCCCTCAATGGATCAGAAATGTTAACTGGCAAGGCCCGCATGCGGCTGTGGATGACTGGATTATCACTGGCCATTCGAATGGAG GACAAGGGGTATGGTATCTTTCGACCCACTATCCTGACAAGATTATTGCGGCGGCGCCAGTATCAGGATATTCTTCCATTGAAA ACTATGTGCCATACAGTATGTGGCATGATTCCGACCCACTAGTCTCATCCGTTCTCCAGAGGTCTCGGTCAAGTTATAAACATGAACTTCTGTTGGAAAATGCTGCAGGCATCCCGATCCTGCAGCAACATGGCTCTAATGATGATAATGTACCAGTGTACCACTCTCGCCTTATGCACGAGCTACTTGAAAGACTCCAGTTGCCGTCTCAATACAATGAGCTACCTGGAAAAGGCCATTGGTTTGAAGGAATCATGACCACTTCGTCATTGTTGGGGTTTTACGAAGAGAAGGCCATTTCCCAGTACCGACCAAAAATCCCACTATCATTCACCATAAATATTCCGTCATCTGGGGCCATGGGATCTATGTATGGGATTTATGTCGACCAGCTGCAGTCACCTGACATGAACGGCAAAATAGAAGTCACCCGAGATCTGAAGAATGAGGTTTGGTACCTGCAGACGCAGAATATACATCGCTTCCATCTTTCAGTCAGCACCCGGGTAGAAGTCCCGGTCGCTTTGGTGCTGGATAGAATGGAACGTCCATTTATCGTGGACCCAGGTCTATGTGAGAAGACATGGTATCTTAGAGGCCCTCTGGATCAATGGGTAGCATCAAACGGAACCGAATGGAAGAATATTTACCAAAGACACGGCCGTCAAATGGGTGCAATGGATGCTATATTGCGCTCCAATGGGACTTTCACAATCTCTACTTGCTCGGCTGGTGCTGAACACATTGCGCTCCAAATTAGCCGGAACCTTCTGCAATATTTTGCAGCGGATTCGCTGATAGTTGAGAAACGCAGCTCAATCGCTCCTTCTCTAGACCAAACATCCAAAAACGGGCCTGGAAATGTCATAGTCCTTGCTGTAGGCGATGACTTGCCTCCCTCAAAAAATCCGGCATTTCCAATTCGCGTTTGTCGTGGTAACCTGGTGCTCTCAGACGCATACAGTTCTCATTACGCAAATGAAACGGGACTTGGCTCTGAGAAAGCACAGAAGTATGTGTCCGAATATACCTACCAGAAAGGTCTGGGGGCGTTGTTTCTTCGCCCCCTAGAGAATGAGCGATTGGAGCTGATGATTTGGGGCGCGGATCTACACGGCCTTGAACAAGCGGCACGTCTCGTACCCATACTTACAGGTGTCGGACAACCTGACTTTATAGTACTGAGTGATAGCTGCCGTTGGAAAGGTCACGGCGGTCTATTTGCCGCAGGGCATTTCAACACATTTTGGCAGATATCGCCTGGTTCCTTTCTTAGCAGGGGACCAGGAACGTACGGATCATGTTTGTTATAA
- a CDS encoding uncharacterized protein (COG:J;~EggNog:ENOG410PJNC;~InterPro:IPR001313,IPR016024,IPR011989,IPR033712, IPR033133;~PFAM:PF00806;~go_function: GO:0003723 - RNA binding [Evidence IEA]), whose product MFYHTRSDSYVLTDLSIRIIGSQSHKQKLEHPKHVSSVGQSEMEKILTKLSLKPQSGAKTSPSQDILAKLSEQQTILGKQKHFLVNTNAVPIGRAQVEAIGPSSTTLANGPLEGSAPGETKSIEATEVLRLKQELLAANSKIALQEQELAQTRVMNHTLDQALGSPSELEFNGREVSEQTISQLQNAFNASNGAFSHFQDTWNGQEDSRSDVSDAHSAGAYNKAHGFWAAPPQQQFGMSVNPPASDNQLGDSLSLNANSIGPEPSKFWAGSPTASGIPVSNSFPSQRVLAGPSSGTANFHGRFPDEHARYLPAPGPGPRRSMSQMNRGGSCFPPQSSPWGTFSPGIPTSPISRSPADRGCNTYQQVPMYQVPPYNPRPIGTPLSPTATEFTSANGNVMPWTTSLVGGGTSMPTHVPPLEPLNYRRLLDKNVSCDWKYIVDKIVCNNDQQASIFLQQKLKIGTTEQKYDMVEAIVNQAYPLMVNRFGNFLVQRCFEHGTPEQVVAIANTIKGNALSLSMDPFGCHVIQKAFDCVPEEHKAIMVHELLRRIPETVIHRYACHVWQKLFELRWSGEPPQIMAKVNEALRGMWHEVALGETGSLVVQNIFENCVEDEKRPAIEEVIAKIDVLAHGQFGNWCIQHICEHGAPHDRSRAIEHILLRSVDYSMDQFASKIVEKCLKIGGSEFLDRYLSRVCTGRTDRPRMPLIDIAGDQYGNYLVQWILINAASHQRELVASHIRKHMVSLRGSKFGSRVAMLCCNPSHATRPGPGTGMQIGRFNNFGDDRFQLTGQTGGRFGRGGQWNSNYPPFR is encoded by the exons ATGTTTTACCACACAAGGTCAGATTCCTACGTTCTCACAGACCTTTCAATCAGGATCATTGGCTCACAATCCCACAAGCAGAAGCTGGAACATCCCAAGCATGTTTCCTCAGTTGGACAGTCTGAGATGGAAAAAATACTGACCAAGCTTTCTCTTAAACCCCAATCTGGAGCCAAAACCTCTCCTAGCCAAGATATCCTTGCGAAGCTCTCAGAGCAACAGACAATACTCGGCAAGCAAAAGCATTTTTTGGTCAATACCAATGCTGTCCCCATAGGACGTGCCCAGGTAGAGGCCATTGGCCCTTCGAGTACGACGCTCGCAAACGGGCCGCTTGAGGGCTCAGCTCCAGGTGAAACAAAAAGCATCGAAGCGACTGAGGTGCTCCGACTTAAGCAGGAACTCCTTGCCGCTAATTCCAAGATTGCCCTTCAGGAGCAAGAGCTAGCACAGACGCGTGTAATGAATCACACCTTGGACCAGGCTCTTGGCTCCCCATCCGAACTCGAGTTCAACGGACGCGAGGTTAGTGAACAGACAATCAGCCAATTACAGAATGCTTTCAATGCATCGAATGGGGCTTTCAGTCACTTCCAAGATACGTGGAACGGGCAGGAAGACTCACGGTCCGACGTCTCCGATGCACACTCGGCTGGTGCGTACAACAAAGCTCACGGGTTTTGGGCCGCTCCGCCTCAGCAGCAATTTGGTATGAGCGTTAATCCCCCTGCTTCTGACAACCAGCTCGGAGATTCTTTGTCCCTGAATGCCAACTCAATTGGCCCCGAACCCAGCAAATTCTGGGCTGGCTCGCCCACAGCTTCTGGTATACCTGTTTCCAATTCATTTCCTTCCCAGCGAGTGCTTGCAGGACCTTCTTCTGGCACCGCGAATTTTCATGGACGCTTTCCTGATGAACATGCCCGATACCTTCCAGCCCCAGGCCCAGGGCCGCGCCGCTCTATGTCGCAAATGAACCGTGGCGGATCATGCTTCCCACCACAGAGCTCTCCTTGGGGAACTTTTTCTCCGGGAATCCCTACAAGCCCAATTTCTAGATCACCTGCAGATAGGGGATGCAACACTTACCAGCAAGTTCCAATGTACCAAGTTCCTCCGTATAACCCACGGCCAATTGGAACGCCGCTCTCTCCAACGGCGACTGAATTTACTTCAGCAAATGGGAATGTGATGCCTTGGACAACATCACTG gTCGGTGGTGGCACTTCTATGCCAACGCATGTTCCGCCGCTTGAGCCGCTAAATTATCGTCGACTTCTGGACAAAAATGTCTCTTGCGACTGGAAGTATATAGTGGACAAGATCGTTTGTAACAATGACCAACAGGCATCGATTTTTCTTCAGCAGAAGCTCAAAATCGGCACCACAGAACAAAAGTACGATATGGTCGAGGCCATAGTGAACCAGGCTTATCCTTTGATGGTCAACCGCTTTGGCAACTTTCTTGTTCAACGTTGCTTCGAGCACGGTACACCGGAACAGGTTGTTGCAATAGCCAATACGATCAAGGGTAACGCGTTGAGCCTTAGCATGGACCCCTTCGGATGTCATGTAATTCAAAAGGCGTTCGACTGCGTTCCCGAAGAGCACAAAGCTATCATGGTCCATGAGCTTTTACGCAGGATTCCAGAAACAGTGATCCACCGATACGCATGCCATGTCTGGCAgaagctcttcgagctgcgttgGAGTGGCGAGCCCCCGCAAATCATGGCCAAAGTCAACGAAGCTTTGCGAGGAATGTGGCATGAAGTTGCTCTTGGAGAAACAGGGAGCCTGGTAGTTCAAAATATCTTTGAGAACTGTGTCGAAGATGAGAAG CGACCTGCCATCGAAGAAGTGATAGCAAAAATTGACGTGCTCGCCCATGGCCAATTCGGAAATTGGTGTATCCAACATATTTGCGAACACGGTGCTCCTCACGATAGAAGCCGCGCTATTGAGCACATCCTCCTTCGGTCTGTTGACTACAGCATGGATCAGTTTGCCTCGAAGATCGTCGAGAAGTGTCTGAAGATAGGCGGCTCTGAGTTCTTGGACCGCTACCTTTCTCGTGTGTGTACCGGGCGTACTGATAGACCAAGGATGCCTTTGATTGACA TTGCCGGAGACCAATACGGAAATTATCTTGTTCAATGGATTTTGATAAACGCTGCGTCTCACCAGCGTGAATTGGTCGCTAGTCATATTCG